The Geobacter sp. AOG2 genome includes a window with the following:
- a CDS encoding ABC transporter ATP-binding protein translates to MLRLKNINTYYGKVHALKNVSLHLGEGEIVTLIGANGAGKTTILNTISGVTSAGSGEVLFRKEVVTTLTPDRIVKCGISQVPEGRQVFKPLSVEDNLELGAYLRYRSREERSAIRRDMAQVFTLFPRLEERRRQLAGTMSGGEQQMLAIGRALMANPKLLLLDEPSMGLAPLVVQEIFRVLERLRHENGVTILLVEQNAKAALKLADRGYVLETGKIILEGPSAELLENAEVRRAYLGKDKKEIWER, encoded by the coding sequence ATGCTGCGACTTAAAAATATAAATACCTATTACGGTAAGGTCCATGCCCTCAAGAACGTTTCCCTGCATCTGGGTGAAGGGGAGATCGTGACCTTGATCGGCGCCAACGGTGCCGGCAAAACTACGATCCTCAATACGATTTCCGGGGTGACGTCGGCTGGCAGCGGAGAGGTGCTTTTTCGCAAGGAAGTGGTTACAACCCTGACACCGGACAGGATCGTCAAGTGTGGTATTTCTCAAGTGCCGGAGGGACGTCAGGTGTTCAAGCCCCTCTCGGTTGAGGATAACCTGGAGTTGGGTGCCTACCTGCGTTACCGCAGCCGCGAGGAACGGTCTGCCATCCGCAGGGACATGGCTCAGGTGTTCACTCTGTTCCCCCGGTTGGAGGAACGGCGTCGGCAACTGGCTGGTACGATGTCGGGCGGCGAACAGCAAATGCTGGCCATTGGCCGGGCTTTGATGGCCAACCCCAAATTGTTGCTGCTCGACGAACCTTCCATGGGTTTGGCACCTTTGGTGGTGCAGGAAATTTTCAGGGTGTTGGAGCGGTTGCGTCATGAGAATGGCGTCACCATATTGTTGGTGGAGCAGAATGCCAAGGCTGCCCTGAAACTGGCCGACCGAGGCTATGTGCTGGAGACCGGCAAGATCATACTCGAGGGGCCGTCGGCGGAACTGCTGGAGAATGCCGAAGTCAGGCGGGCCTATCTAGGCAAGGACAAGAAAGAGATTTGGGAACGATAG
- the tsaD gene encoding tRNA (adenosine(37)-N6)-threonylcarbamoyltransferase complex transferase subunit TsaD, giving the protein MLLLAIETSCDETAAAVVKDGCQMLSSVVSSQIAIHAEYGGVVPEIASRKHLEMITPVVSQALREAGLTMKDIQGVVATRGPGLAGALLVGLSAAKAIAFAQAVPFVGVHHIEGHIFAAFLEQPVAFPFLALVVSGGHTHLYLVENFGRYTTLGRTIDDAAGEAFDKSAKIMGLEYPGGARIDALARGGDCQAVRLPRPLINDGSLNFSFSGLKTAMLQRIAKHPVTIPGQDASDLCASFQEAVCDVLAFKTEAALRQNGIQRLVVAGGVACNSALRSRMNRMAADLGVELHIPTSALCGDNAAMLAVAGNYYLCNGYASPLSQDVTATWEMDRIKDQFS; this is encoded by the coding sequence GTGCTCTTACTCGCCATTGAAACATCCTGTGATGAGACCGCCGCCGCCGTGGTAAAAGATGGCTGTCAGATGCTCTCGTCGGTGGTGTCGTCACAGATTGCCATCCATGCCGAGTATGGAGGCGTCGTGCCGGAAATCGCCTCGCGTAAGCATCTGGAGATGATTACGCCAGTGGTGAGCCAGGCGTTACGCGAAGCCGGTCTGACCATGAAGGATATCCAGGGGGTCGTGGCAACACGCGGACCGGGTTTGGCCGGGGCTCTTCTGGTGGGACTTTCTGCGGCCAAGGCGATTGCCTTTGCCCAAGCAGTCCCCTTTGTGGGCGTACATCACATTGAGGGGCACATTTTTGCCGCTTTTTTGGAACAGCCGGTGGCGTTTCCCTTTTTGGCGTTGGTGGTGTCGGGAGGACATACCCATCTTTATCTTGTGGAAAACTTCGGACGGTACACAACCCTTGGCAGAACCATCGACGATGCTGCCGGCGAAGCCTTCGACAAATCCGCCAAGATTATGGGACTCGAATACCCTGGCGGTGCCCGCATCGACGCCTTGGCGCGGGGTGGGGACTGCCAGGCGGTACGCCTGCCACGGCCGCTGATAAATGACGGCAGCCTCAACTTCAGCTTCAGCGGCCTCAAGACGGCAATGCTCCAGCGGATCGCCAAGCATCCCGTAACCATACCGGGCCAGGATGCGAGTGACCTGTGCGCCTCATTTCAGGAGGCGGTCTGCGATGTCCTGGCTTTCAAAACCGAGGCGGCTCTCAGGCAGAATGGCATTCAACGTTTGGTGGTAGCGGGAGGCGTAGCGTGCAACAGTGCCCTGCGCAGCCGCATGAACCGCATGGCGGCTGATCTTGGGGTTGAACTGCATATCCCCACATCGGCGTTGTGCGGCGATAACGCCGCCATGCTGGCGGTTGCCGGCAATTATTATCTGTGTAACGGCTATGCATCCCCACTCTCTCAGGACGTCACCGCTACCTGGGAGATGGACCGTATCAAGGACCAGTTTTCATGA
- the rsmA gene encoding 16S rRNA (adenine(1518)-N(6)/adenine(1519)-N(6))-dimethyltransferase RsmA, which produces MTTLRRPLKSLGQNFLVDGNIIAKIIRTAEPDPEDSILEIGPGRGALSDLLVQNARRLTLVEFDHALAAALKERYAGNDLVTVIDGDILELDLAEVLGKEQSAWKVVANLPYNISTPILFRLLEMRGLFSRLVLMLQREVGERLVASPDCADYGVTTLLLGLWFDIRREFIVPPTCFHPRPKVDSAVLSFVPLHRPRVEVGDEAVFRKVVKGAFAMRRKTLSNCLKATELASVEDLREILQQCGIDGKRRGETLSMEEFASLSRSLSKFSSTAEF; this is translated from the coding sequence ATGACAACATTGCGTCGTCCACTCAAGTCCCTCGGCCAGAATTTTCTTGTTGACGGCAACATCATTGCCAAGATTATTCGTACCGCCGAACCGGACCCGGAAGATAGCATACTTGAAATCGGCCCCGGACGGGGGGCGCTGAGCGACCTGCTGGTACAGAATGCCCGCAGGTTGACGCTCGTGGAGTTCGATCATGCCCTTGCGGCCGCCCTGAAAGAACGCTACGCCGGCAATGACCTGGTTACGGTTATCGATGGCGATATCCTGGAGCTTGATTTGGCCGAAGTGCTGGGCAAGGAGCAGTCGGCCTGGAAGGTGGTAGCCAACCTTCCCTATAATATCTCCACCCCGATTCTCTTCCGTCTGTTGGAGATGCGCGGCCTTTTTTCCCGGCTGGTGCTGATGCTGCAGCGCGAGGTCGGTGAAAGGCTTGTGGCCTCGCCGGATTGCGCCGATTACGGGGTGACGACACTGCTCCTGGGGTTGTGGTTCGACATTCGCCGGGAGTTCATTGTCCCACCAACCTGTTTTCATCCCCGTCCCAAGGTGGATTCGGCAGTGCTGAGTTTTGTGCCGCTTCACCGCCCCCGGGTAGAGGTTGGCGATGAGGCTGTCTTCCGGAAGGTGGTCAAGGGAGCCTTTGCCATGCGCCGCAAGACCTTGTCCAACTGTTTAAAGGCGACGGAACTGGCCTCGGTGGAAGATTTGCGTGAAATTCTGCAACAGTGCGGTATCGATGGTAAACGTCGTGGAGAGACTCTCTCCATGGAAGAGTTTGCCTCGCTTTCGCGAAGCTTGTCGAAGTTTTCGTCTACAGCGGAATTTTAG
- a CDS encoding MucR family transcriptional regulator, with amino-acid sequence MTATLVELTAGIVSSHAAGTEMSSDDLIQEINRVFTTLKKLEIEGAMTVEGAAVPGAPAMPIKKAFQNDQVCCLICGKTGFKTLTRHLKQAHDMKPGQYRKQFNIPASQSLTAKNYSEARRKAANENNLAANLEKARAVRAAKKSASAKPLKAKAAVKAVKAAKPVKAKTTKAKA; translated from the coding sequence ATGACAGCAACTCTTGTTGAGCTGACTGCGGGTATCGTTTCTTCCCATGCGGCCGGTACGGAGATGAGCAGTGATGATCTGATTCAGGAAATAAACCGGGTCTTCACAACGTTGAAAAAATTGGAAATTGAAGGCGCTATGACAGTAGAGGGCGCGGCGGTACCGGGCGCACCCGCCATGCCTATCAAAAAGGCCTTTCAGAACGACCAGGTCTGTTGCCTGATCTGCGGCAAAACCGGATTTAAGACCCTGACCCGCCACCTCAAGCAGGCTCACGACATGAAACCGGGCCAGTACCGCAAACAGTTCAATATCCCTGCGAGCCAATCCCTGACCGCCAAAAATTATTCCGAGGCCCGCCGCAAGGCAGCCAACGAGAACAATCTGGCTGCCAACCTGGAAAAGGCACGCGCCGTGCGTGCCGCCAAGAAGAGCGCATCGGCAAAACCGCTGAAGGCCAAAGCCGCCGTAAAAGCGGTCAAGGCAGCGAAACCGGTTAAGGCAAAAACCACTAAGGCCAAAGCCTAA
- a CDS encoding DNA recombination protein RmuC, whose protein sequence is MTPPLFYLFLIVSLISLILLILVLARLSRIASGASLDVRIDGLERQLERMERLLRDELARNREEAQLSARQAREEETSLVSALGDSLLKRMSEIAGLQKNQLDIFAGQLKNLTSSNEGRLDKLRETVEDRLRLIQEDNARKLEQMRATVDEKLHDTLEKRLGESFKLVSERLELVQRGLGEMQSLANGVGDLKKVLSNVKTRGTFGEVQLATLLEQILAPGQYETNVESKKGSGQRVEFALRLPGRDGTAEGMVWLPLDAKFPQEDYLRLVEAQESADATAAEEAARQLERAVKEMAKAIRDKYLDPPHTTDFGIMFLPTEGLYAEVLRRPGLAETLQRDCKVLAAGPTTLAALLNSLQMGFRTLAIEKRSAEVWTLLGAVRTEFSKFGAVLEKTSKKLQEAGNHIDQAATRTRAIERKLRDVQVLPQSEAVALLDIPEMNDGDEPDL, encoded by the coding sequence ATGACGCCACCATTATTCTATCTGTTCCTGATAGTATCGCTGATTTCGCTGATACTGTTGATCCTGGTACTTGCCCGGCTCTCGCGCATTGCTTCAGGCGCATCTCTTGATGTACGTATCGATGGTCTGGAACGTCAATTGGAGCGAATGGAGCGTTTGCTTCGCGACGAGCTCGCCAGAAACCGGGAAGAGGCTCAACTATCGGCCCGGCAAGCGCGCGAGGAGGAGACATCGCTCGTCAGCGCCCTGGGGGATTCGCTCCTGAAACGGATGAGCGAGATTGCCGGTTTGCAGAAGAATCAACTGGACATCTTTGCCGGACAGTTAAAAAACCTGACCTCAAGCAATGAGGGACGGTTGGACAAGTTGCGCGAGACCGTGGAGGACCGTTTGCGGTTAATCCAGGAGGATAACGCCCGGAAGCTGGAGCAGATGCGTGCGACCGTGGACGAGAAATTGCACGATACCTTGGAAAAACGCCTGGGCGAGTCCTTCAAGCTGGTCAGCGAACGGCTTGAGCTTGTCCAGCGGGGCCTGGGAGAGATGCAGTCCCTGGCTAACGGCGTTGGTGACCTGAAGAAGGTCCTGTCCAATGTGAAAACCCGTGGCACTTTTGGTGAGGTTCAGCTGGCCACCCTGTTGGAGCAGATCCTGGCGCCGGGGCAGTACGAAACCAACGTGGAGTCGAAAAAGGGGAGCGGCCAGCGAGTGGAGTTTGCCTTGCGCCTGCCCGGGCGGGACGGTACGGCGGAGGGGATGGTCTGGCTGCCGCTGGACGCCAAGTTTCCTCAGGAGGACTACCTGCGGCTGGTGGAGGCCCAGGAGAGTGCCGACGCCACTGCCGCCGAGGAGGCAGCCCGCCAGTTGGAACGGGCGGTCAAGGAGATGGCCAAGGCCATCCGAGACAAGTATCTGGACCCCCCGCATACCACTGATTTCGGCATCATGTTCCTTCCCACCGAGGGGTTGTATGCCGAAGTGTTACGGCGGCCCGGGCTGGCCGAGACGTTGCAGCGGGACTGCAAGGTACTGGCGGCGGGTCCAACCACCTTGGCGGCGCTTTTGAACAGCCTGCAGATGGGATTTCGCACCCTGGCCATCGAGAAGCGCTCGGCAGAGGTCTGGACCCTGCTTGGAGCGGTGCGGACCGAATTCTCCAAGTTCGGAGCGGTACTCGAAAAGACGAGCAAGAAGTTACAGGAAGCGGGCAATCACATTGATCAGGCCGCAACCCGAACCCGGGCCATTGAACGCAAGCTGCGCGATGTGCAGGTGCTTCCGCAATCTGAGGCCGTGGCACTTCTCGACATACCGGAGATGAACGATGGGGACGAACCTGACCTATGA
- the murJ gene encoding murein biosynthesis integral membrane protein MurJ, which produces MTEKGNIARAAGILGSATVLSRVMGMVRDMVVSRLFGAGFATDAFFAAFQIPNMLRRFFAEGALTSAFVPIFSETLNKRGEEEARELANTCFSLLTIIMAGVTLAGILFSPAIVGLMFPGFHSVPGKFELAVLLNRVMFPYIFLISLVALCMGILNTVRHFFTPAISTVFLNISMIVAALCLRGFFSVPITALAAGVLLGGVVQLLLQLPVLWSKGFPIRPRFGFNHPQVRRIALLMLPSVFGVGVYYLNITVSAILASLLPQGSVSYLYYAQRLFEFPQGIFTVSVAQAVLPSMSRQAAEGDIQGMKESLAFGLRLTLFITIPAMAGLMTCSTPIFSLIFMGGAFDYAKAVNSAQALFYYSLGLSFVAMVRVLAPAYYALKDTKTPVWTAFCTFLVNLVLSLALMGPLKHGGLALATTISALGNMLMLLWFLRRKIGPFGGRGIVVCSLKSLIAAVPMAVAVRYLCGWTDWSLAGHKTGKALVLGGAIATGVLIYGLCVRLLRSDEALEMLALLKRKLGTKRSAL; this is translated from the coding sequence ATGACTGAAAAAGGCAATATAGCGCGCGCCGCCGGAATCCTCGGCTCGGCAACCGTCCTTTCGCGGGTTATGGGCATGGTGCGCGATATGGTCGTATCGCGCCTGTTCGGCGCCGGATTTGCGACCGACGCTTTTTTTGCCGCCTTTCAGATCCCCAACATGCTGCGGCGCTTTTTTGCCGAGGGGGCTTTGACGTCTGCGTTTGTCCCTATTTTTTCCGAAACCCTCAACAAACGGGGAGAAGAAGAAGCCCGGGAACTTGCCAATACTTGTTTCAGTCTGCTGACCATCATCATGGCCGGCGTAACCCTCGCCGGTATTTTGTTCTCTCCCGCCATCGTCGGCCTGATGTTCCCCGGATTCCATTCGGTGCCGGGCAAATTCGAGCTGGCCGTACTCCTGAACCGGGTGATGTTCCCCTATATCTTCCTCATCAGCCTGGTTGCACTCTGCATGGGAATCCTCAACACGGTCCGTCATTTTTTCACTCCTGCCATCTCCACGGTATTCCTCAACATCTCCATGATCGTGGCTGCCCTCTGTCTGCGAGGCTTTTTCTCCGTCCCCATTACTGCCTTGGCTGCAGGCGTACTGCTCGGCGGTGTCGTGCAACTATTACTGCAACTACCGGTACTGTGGAGCAAGGGGTTTCCGATCCGTCCCCGTTTCGGTTTCAATCATCCTCAGGTGCGCCGTATCGCTCTCCTGATGCTGCCGTCGGTCTTCGGCGTCGGGGTCTATTATCTCAATATTACCGTCAGTGCCATATTGGCCTCCTTGCTGCCTCAGGGGAGCGTATCGTATCTTTATTACGCCCAGCGGCTATTTGAGTTCCCTCAAGGTATATTCACGGTATCCGTAGCCCAGGCCGTGCTCCCTTCCATGAGTCGGCAGGCGGCCGAGGGCGACATACAGGGCATGAAGGAGTCCCTAGCCTTTGGCCTGCGTTTAACCCTCTTCATAACCATACCGGCTATGGCTGGACTGATGACCTGTTCGACCCCCATCTTCAGCCTGATATTCATGGGGGGGGCGTTCGACTATGCCAAAGCGGTCAATTCCGCCCAAGCGCTCTTCTATTATTCCCTCGGTCTTTCCTTCGTGGCAATGGTACGGGTCCTCGCCCCAGCCTATTATGCGCTCAAGGATACCAAAACTCCGGTCTGGACAGCTTTCTGCACCTTTCTGGTCAATTTAGTTTTGAGCCTCGCCCTGATGGGGCCCTTAAAACATGGTGGGCTGGCCCTGGCCACCACCATTTCGGCCTTGGGCAACATGCTGATGCTGCTCTGGTTCCTGCGTCGCAAGATCGGCCCATTCGGTGGACGGGGAATTGTCGTCTGTAGCCTGAAATCACTGATTGCCGCCGTGCCGATGGCCGTCGCGGTCCGTTATCTGTGCGGTTGGACCGATTGGTCGCTTGCGGGTCATAAAACAGGCAAAGCCCTGGTGCTTGGCGGGGCTATTGCCACCGGCGTCCTTATCTACGGGCTCTGTGTCCGGCTGCTGCGGTCGGATGAGGCGCTTGAAATGTTGGCGCTGCTGAAAAGAAAACTCGGCACGAAAAGGAGTGCATTATGA
- a CDS encoding methylated-DNA--[protein]-cysteine S-methyltransferase, producing MNCYASLFETGFGVGAVQTGDHGVCRVHLPVSDDSYQREFRGVPSSELTQRVAEMLKRYFKGERQVFDDILCDLSSVTPFRKRILELIRAIPFGKVWTYGQVAALAGAPGAARAIGGAMACNPLPIIIPCHRVVAGDGRLTGYTAPGGLSCKEYLLRLEDVEFKGQRIFLKK from the coding sequence ATGAACTGCTATGCGTCCCTGTTTGAAACCGGCTTCGGAGTAGGTGCCGTCCAGACCGGAGATCACGGCGTCTGTCGGGTGCATCTCCCGGTGAGTGATGATTCATACCAGAGAGAATTCAGGGGAGTGCCTTCATCCGAATTGACGCAACGGGTAGCTGAAATGTTGAAGCGCTACTTTAAAGGAGAGCGGCAAGTATTCGATGATATACTTTGTGACCTGTCCTCAGTGACCCCTTTCAGGAAACGCATTCTGGAGCTCATCCGTGCCATTCCCTTCGGCAAGGTGTGGACCTATGGCCAAGTTGCCGCTTTGGCCGGAGCGCCGGGGGCGGCTCGGGCCATCGGCGGCGCCATGGCCTGCAACCCCCTGCCGATCATCATCCCCTGTCATCGCGTTGTTGCCGGCGACGGGAGGCTTACCGGCTACACTGCTCCCGGCGGCCTTTCCTGCAAAGAATATCTTTTGCGCCTGGAAGATGTTGAATTTAAAGGGCAACGAATTTTTCTGAAAAAATGA
- the mazG gene encoding nucleoside triphosphate pyrophosphohydrolase has product MSTTNEIHANQSTFDELLNIMRRLRGPGGCPWDAEQTHESLTRYLLEETYEVIEAIDAKSPEHLKEELGDLLLQPVFHAAIAEEAGEFDMADVIQTLCDKLVRRHPHVFGDLQIKDSNSQIENWERIKKAEKGEERLSALSGVPPHLPALLKAQKITEKASRVGFDWEHADQVFAKVMEELHEFEEAWEGGNETRMEDELGDLLFAIVNMGRFLSLNPEEALRKTINRFQLRFQYVEENLIRQGKKINETPLADMDLLWEEAKKLE; this is encoded by the coding sequence ATGAGTACAACGAATGAAATCCATGCCAATCAGAGCACCTTTGACGAGCTGCTGAACATCATGCGTCGACTGCGTGGCCCCGGGGGGTGCCCCTGGGACGCGGAACAAACCCATGAGAGCCTGACGCGCTACCTGCTTGAAGAGACTTACGAGGTCATTGAGGCGATTGATGCAAAATCCCCGGAGCATCTGAAGGAGGAGTTGGGAGACCTGCTGCTGCAACCGGTTTTTCATGCCGCAATCGCTGAAGAAGCAGGCGAATTCGATATGGCCGACGTTATCCAGACACTCTGCGATAAACTCGTCAGACGCCATCCCCATGTCTTTGGCGACCTGCAGATCAAGGATAGCAACTCCCAGATAGAGAACTGGGAGCGAATCAAAAAGGCAGAGAAGGGCGAAGAACGCCTATCCGCACTGTCCGGCGTACCGCCTCACCTTCCAGCGCTTCTCAAGGCTCAGAAGATAACGGAAAAGGCCTCGCGGGTCGGCTTTGACTGGGAACACGCAGACCAGGTCTTTGCCAAGGTCATGGAGGAATTGCACGAGTTTGAGGAGGCTTGGGAAGGTGGCAATGAAACCCGCATGGAGGATGAATTGGGAGACCTGTTGTTCGCAATCGTCAACATGGGACGCTTCCTATCGCTCAATCCCGAGGAGGCGCTACGAAAAACGATCAATCGCTTTCAACTGCGTTTCCAGTACGTGGAGGAAAACCTCATAAGACAAGGCAAGAAGATTAATGAGACTCCGCTCGCCGACATGGACCTCTTGTGGGAAGAAGCCAAAAAACTCGAATGA
- a CDS encoding diguanylate cyclase — protein sequence MPFPGHSRFSLIQKMIISFALCGVCMMAALVYAVAGLGTMHRMEEEIAQNDLAAATITITLREMMLTQERYVGKFQILHQPEFRELYDQNAEKFRSELASLQRVYQGDGVDRLVAAYATYTNLARQVFGGRNVDATAMKRATAQVEGLIEHIRVEQKESLANKLKLSDEKEAKTVTRSIGLAFVGVLSAFLVAGYLIYTFASSIGKLQTATHRIAAGDFDHNPGIPPGDEIGTLAQDFTRMAARLKELEQISLDASPLTRLPGNIAIERSISRRLRERLPFAMCYLDLDNFKSYNDRYGYIKASEILRETGELIHNAVKRLNDPDAFVGHIGGDDFVVIVSAQLAKAACQTIIQEFDAMIPFFYSDEDRAAGSFEGVDRYGVPRVFPLISMSIAVLVCEPGDYATAAEIATAAAEVKDHVKESSGSNYIIVREAGNCDA from the coding sequence ATGCCGTTCCCCGGACATTCCCGTTTTAGTCTGATCCAGAAGATGATCATCAGCTTTGCCCTCTGCGGAGTATGCATGATGGCTGCGCTGGTGTATGCCGTTGCAGGGCTGGGCACGATGCACCGCATGGAGGAGGAAATTGCCCAAAACGACTTGGCTGCGGCGACCATTACCATAACCCTGCGCGAAATGATGCTGACACAGGAGCGCTATGTCGGCAAGTTTCAGATTTTGCACCAGCCGGAATTTCGTGAACTTTACGACCAGAATGCGGAAAAATTCCGCTCCGAGCTGGCCTCGTTACAGCGTGTCTACCAAGGGGACGGTGTCGACAGGCTTGTGGCGGCATACGCGACGTACACCAATCTGGCCAGGCAGGTGTTCGGCGGTCGGAATGTCGATGCCACTGCCATGAAGCGGGCCACGGCGCAGGTGGAAGGTCTTATCGAACATATCCGGGTGGAGCAGAAGGAGTCCCTGGCGAACAAGCTGAAGCTGTCCGACGAAAAAGAGGCCAAGACCGTCACCCGCTCTATAGGGTTGGCTTTTGTCGGCGTGCTGTCGGCCTTTCTGGTGGCCGGCTACCTGATTTACACCTTCGCTTCGTCAATCGGTAAGCTGCAAACCGCAACCCATCGCATTGCTGCCGGGGATTTCGACCACAATCCCGGCATTCCGCCGGGGGACGAGATCGGTACCCTGGCGCAGGATTTTACGCGTATGGCTGCCAGGCTCAAGGAACTGGAGCAAATAAGCCTTGACGCCAGCCCCCTGACGCGCCTGCCCGGCAACATCGCCATTGAACGCTCCATCAGTCGACGGTTACGTGAACGGCTGCCGTTTGCCATGTGTTACCTGGATCTGGACAACTTCAAATCCTACAATGATCGCTACGGCTACATCAAAGCCAGTGAAATACTGCGCGAGACAGGTGAGTTGATCCATAACGCCGTCAAACGCCTGAATGACCCCGATGCCTTTGTCGGGCACATCGGCGGTGACGATTTTGTCGTCATCGTCAGCGCTCAACTGGCCAAGGCGGCCTGCCAGACGATCATCCAGGAGTTCGATGCCATGATCCCGTTCTTTTACTCGGACGAGGACCGGGCTGCCGGCTCATTCGAAGGGGTTGACCGGTACGGCGTGCCCCGTGTCTTTCCGCTCATATCCATGTCGATTGCCGTACTTGTCTGCGAGCCGGGGGATTATGCTACCGCCGCCGAGATTGCAACGGCCGCGGCCGAGGTCAAGGATCACGTCAAGGAATCATCGGGCAGCAACTATATCATCGTGAGGGAGGCAGGCAACTGTGATGCCTGA
- a CDS encoding tol-pal system YbgF family protein — translation MPERIIALMLALMLALAGGGCGMLRNKPFPEPGSAVEQERRFAGALHYLMQGKEREAQGLLEKVIDGQALSGVTDEALFRLALLYLRDEGGKGDTHAHALLVRLKKEYPRSIWTRQAAPLIAYLAGVGSLRDNQRELKILRERNLSLTRENKELHQSLDRLKNLDLELDQKIKR, via the coding sequence ATGCCTGAACGGATCATTGCGCTCATGCTGGCGCTCATGCTGGCACTTGCCGGAGGCGGGTGCGGCATGTTGCGGAACAAACCGTTTCCCGAGCCCGGTTCGGCTGTTGAACAGGAACGCCGCTTCGCCGGGGCACTGCATTATCTGATGCAGGGAAAAGAGCGGGAGGCACAAGGACTGTTAGAAAAGGTTATAGACGGCCAAGCGTTGTCCGGCGTGACGGATGAAGCGCTTTTTCGACTTGCCCTGCTCTATCTGCGTGACGAAGGGGGGAAGGGCGATACTCATGCCCATGCTCTGTTGGTTCGATTGAAAAAGGAGTATCCCCGCAGCATCTGGACCCGGCAGGCGGCACCTTTAATTGCATATCTGGCGGGAGTGGGCTCACTTCGCGACAACCAGCGTGAGCTGAAAATCCTGCGAGAGCGAAACTTATCCCTCACCCGCGAGAACAAGGAACTGCACCAAAGTCTCGATCGCCTGAAAAATCTGGATCTTGAGCTGGACCAAAAGATCAAGCGCTGA
- the tgt gene encoding tRNA guanosine(34) transglycosylase Tgt, with protein MLFHLIKKDKHSAARLGIVTTSRGEIPTPIFMPVATHGAMKPLTPAQIEETGARIILSNTYHLHLQPGEGLVKKAGGLHKFMAWDKPILTDSGGFQVFSLPNKRITADGVFFKHEVTGEEIYLDPASATRIQQDLGADIIMAFDECIPYPCDKAYAEQSTRKTIRWLKECQNAMTDNGQALFGIVQGSVYEDLRAMCAREMRKLDLPGYAIGGVSVGEGLELLKKVVGWTAPHLPDNKPRYLMGVGLPEDILESVERGIDMFDCVIPTRYARSATLFTRRGKIRLTNKSYKRDFFPIDPSCDCYTCRHFTRAYLHHLFVANEVLSAVLSALHNIHFYLTMMAEIREAIANNRFMEYKGAFLGEYLGSEQKKRTA; from the coding sequence ATGTTATTCCATTTGATCAAAAAAGACAAGCATTCCGCTGCCCGTCTGGGGATTGTCACCACTTCCCGTGGCGAAATACCCACGCCCATTTTCATGCCGGTGGCCACCCACGGCGCCATGAAACCGCTCACCCCGGCGCAGATTGAAGAGACCGGCGCAAGGATTATCCTCAGCAATACCTATCACCTCCACCTGCAACCTGGTGAAGGTCTGGTGAAAAAGGCCGGAGGCCTGCACAAGTTCATGGCGTGGGACAAGCCGATCCTGACCGATTCCGGCGGATTCCAGGTTTTTTCGCTTCCCAACAAACGGATCACCGCGGACGGCGTCTTTTTCAAACATGAGGTGACCGGTGAGGAGATCTATCTCGACCCGGCCAGTGCCACCCGAATCCAACAGGACCTGGGGGCCGACATCATCATGGCCTTCGACGAGTGTATCCCCTACCCCTGCGATAAAGCGTATGCCGAACAGTCAACCCGCAAAACCATCCGCTGGCTCAAGGAGTGCCAAAATGCCATGACCGACAACGGCCAGGCTCTGTTCGGCATCGTCCAGGGAAGTGTTTACGAGGATCTGCGGGCCATGTGCGCCCGCGAGATGCGCAAATTGGACCTGCCCGGCTACGCCATCGGCGGAGTCAGCGTCGGCGAGGGGCTGGAACTGCTCAAAAAGGTAGTGGGCTGGACAGCGCCCCACTTGCCGGACAACAAACCACGCTACCTGATGGGGGTTGGCCTGCCCGAGGACATACTGGAGAGCGTCGAACGCGGCATCGACATGTTCGACTGCGTCATTCCAACCCGTTACGCCCGCAGTGCCACACTCTTCACCCGACGGGGTAAGATTCGCCTGACCAACAAGAGCTACAAACGCGACTTTTTCCCCATCGACCCCAGTTGCGACTGCTATACCTGCCGTCATTTTACCCGCGCCTATCTCCATCACCTGTTCGTCGCCAACGAGGTGCTGTCGGCGGTATTGTCCGCCCTGCACAATATCCACTTCTACCTGACCATGATGGCAGAGATCAGGGAGGCGATCGCCAACAACCGGTTCATGGAATACAAAGGGGCCTTTCTGGGGGAATATCTGGGGAGTGAACAAAAAAAACGCACCGCGTGA